One Actinospica robiniae DSM 44927 genomic region harbors:
- a CDS encoding extracellular solute-binding protein, protein MRRSIPVVLASILAASTLAGCSSSGSSAPASSGSTNPASVKGTVVFWDTSDPVAEAPAYKTLISQFEAKYPNIKVNYVSKPFASAENTFKTAAAGGSGAPDVFRSDIGWVPALAQAGYLQKLDGTPALSDAADYLAGPAATTKYQGATYAVPQVTDALGLLYNKAAFSSAGISSAPTTWAELKTDALAIKAKTGKPAIFLDDASYYFLPFLYGEGGDMVDTSAKKVTVDSAAAVKAMGIVQDLISSGAAVTDTSSNAYTNMQNAFKNGTAAMVINGPWSTADDLSGSAFKDKTNLGIAPVPAGSVKAGTPTGGQDLVVYAGSANLGASELFVQYINSAASQAYVAAHNNTLPTHQAAWSDAQVTGNPVLTAFEPVIKEDAPRPSIAQGSDLFTPFDTGMQQILSGKASAQAGLDSIAQNMLKVLNNGVDSGWTVG, encoded by the coding sequence ATGCGACGGAGCATCCCGGTGGTTCTGGCATCGATACTCGCGGCCTCGACGCTCGCCGGGTGCAGTAGTAGCGGCTCGTCCGCCCCGGCGTCGTCCGGTTCGACGAATCCCGCGTCGGTCAAGGGCACGGTCGTGTTCTGGGACACCTCCGACCCGGTGGCCGAGGCCCCCGCCTACAAGACCCTGATCTCGCAGTTCGAGGCGAAGTACCCGAACATCAAGGTCAACTACGTCAGCAAGCCCTTCGCCAGCGCCGAGAACACCTTCAAGACCGCCGCCGCCGGCGGCAGCGGCGCCCCGGACGTCTTCCGCTCCGACATCGGCTGGGTCCCGGCCCTCGCCCAGGCCGGCTACCTGCAGAAGCTCGACGGCACCCCGGCCCTCTCGGACGCCGCCGACTACCTGGCCGGCCCCGCCGCCACCACCAAGTACCAGGGCGCCACCTACGCCGTCCCGCAGGTCACCGACGCGCTCGGCCTGCTCTACAACAAGGCGGCGTTCTCCTCCGCCGGGATCTCCTCCGCCCCCACCACCTGGGCCGAGCTCAAGACCGACGCCCTGGCGATCAAGGCCAAGACCGGCAAGCCCGCGATCTTCCTCGACGACGCCAGCTACTACTTCCTGCCGTTCCTCTACGGCGAGGGCGGCGACATGGTCGACACCTCGGCCAAGAAGGTCACCGTCGACAGCGCCGCCGCGGTCAAGGCCATGGGCATCGTCCAGGACCTGATCTCCTCCGGCGCCGCCGTCACCGACACCTCCTCGAACGCGTACACCAACATGCAGAACGCGTTCAAGAACGGCACCGCGGCCATGGTCATCAACGGCCCCTGGTCCACCGCCGACGACCTGAGCGGCAGCGCCTTCAAGGACAAGACCAACCTCGGCATCGCCCCGGTCCCGGCCGGCTCGGTCAAGGCCGGCACCCCGACCGGCGGCCAGGACCTCGTCGTCTACGCCGGCTCGGCCAACCTCGGCGCGTCCGAGCTGTTCGTCCAGTACATCAACTCGGCCGCCAGCCAGGCGTACGTCGCCGCGCACAACAACACCCTGCCGACGCACCAGGCCGCCTGGTCCGACGCCCAGGTCACCGGCAACCCCGTGCTCACCGCCTTCGAGCCGGTGATCAAGGAGGACGCCCCGCGCCCGTCCATCGCCCAGGGCTCGGACCTGTTCACCCCGT